The Bacteroidota bacterium sequence TGTTTGACCTTGTTGAGCAAGAATTCCCGCATTCGCGTTGGCATCAGAACCGGTACCGTCAGCAAACTGAAGTGTGTAACTGATGTTCATACGGATGTTGCCGGTACGACGAAGGTCATAATTGAAAGTGAGTCCTTTTACTGTACCAAAGTCGAGGTTACCATAAGTAGAATAAGTGATTGGATACGCATACTGAACAGTAGTGTACTGAATCATATCACGCAACTCTTTGTAGAACGCCGCGATGGAAAATGCGGAACTGCGACTGATTTTTTGCTGGAACACGATTTCATAATCAGTTGTACGTTCCGGTTTCAAGTCCGGATTACTGATTGTACTTGACAACCCTTGAGCAAGGTTGAGATAGGAAACCGGATTAAAACGAATGAGGTTCAAATCCTGTGGACGCTGTGTGAGGATGTCATAGTGTGCAGCGAAGTAAGCTTCGTCTGAAATCGGGAAAGAGAAGGCGATACGTGGCATTACATTCACTTGCGGCGTATAATCCTTGAATATGCCCGAACGAACACGACTGTTCTGAACATCATCATAATTGAATACATACGGCTGAATACCTCCGGTTGACCCGCCATTTTCAACAAGCGGAGTCAGATCTGTAATCTGGTTACCCTGCGCGTCATACCATTTTTCATCCTTACGGAAACCGGTGATACGGCTTGGGTTTTGGGAATTGTTTACATATACATAGTAATCGCTTCCGATATTATCCGGAATATTTCCCAGGTTTTTAGCTTCCTGATCACCGGCAGTGTGTGTTTCAAACAGAAGGTATTTATCTTTCAGTACACTTTGATTCGCGTCAAAACGATCCACACGAACACCGATATTGAAAATAAGGTCATTGAAAGTAAAACGATCCTGGATATAACCGGCAATATAATTTGGACGGAACGCATCAATTGCTCGTATGTAATTGTTCTCTGAATTTTTGTCATTGATAAACGATTCGAGAGAAGAACTGCTACTCTGCATAGTTCCAAGATAATCGTAACCGTAATAACCGATCAAACCATTGCTCAATAACTCATCAGGAGTAAACATACTCAAAGAGAAACGTGAAGGATCAATAGCGTCAACCTGAACAGTATCGTTCATTGCGTAACCAAGTTGGTCACGAATTTTTTCGTAGAAACCGGGAGCTTTATCTCCATCAAGATTGGTTGAAGGAGCATAAAGTGCTTCGGAATAATCAACCTGAGTGATTGTTTGTCCGCCAAAATTCACATAAGAAATATGAGCGGAGTTAGGATCTGTACCGGTGATTCTGCTGTTAGCCAATTGGCGCATAAGGCCCCAAAGGTTGTTCGGATTCACTGACCAGGCACGATCTGTTCTTTGTTCATATTCTATACCTACAACAAGGTTGTGGTTCTTTAAGTCAGCGGAACCGGAAGCACTGATGCGGAACTGATTGTTATCTGTAACACCATAAAAGCTACGGGTCCGTCCAGGAGTTGCCCACAAACCGTAAGTGTTCAATTGAAGACGATTATCGTTGTTGATAAGAGCCCCGCGATTGATGATGTTAAACAAATTGTCCTGATAACCTGCTGTTCCCAATCCACTTGTCAGATTATAGTATTGAGTAGTGTAATTGGAAGTATTAGGATTCTGGCTTCCCGGTTCAAAAGTTACGAGTGTATCAAAAGCACCTACCTGGTTGAACACGATAGAGTCGTTATTATTAATGTCTTTTAATGTTACAGGCTGATAACCAGGAGAACCGTAGGTTGTAAACTTACCTACATATCCATAATCAAAAATTCTGTCTTTATGAATTGCATTCTGATCCACTTCATGATTGTGTGAATAATCGACCTGGATAGAATAATATGCATTTTTAATTCCTGAGGAAGACGTCTTTTCTCTGTCTTCAGAAGTAAATCGCTGAGTAATCTTTGCAAAAGCTCTCCAGTTTGTTCCGATCGTCTGAGGATTGTTATCGTAATTCATCAAAGAATAAATATCGATATAATCACGGCTTTGTGAACGCTCCAGGGATCCACCCAAAGTGAATGTAACATTTTTCACAGGACGGAAATCCAGTTTACCATTCAGACGAATCGCGTCTGCTGCCACATTCGGACGGGCTTTCACTTTCTGCAGGCTATCCATTGTAAAATAATTAGAACGATGGATATAACCATTACCTGAAGGAGATGCAATCAAAGGGTTTTTACGAACGCTTTCCAGGATATCGTCTTTCACGACATAAAAAGGAGCTGCGGAAGGTGTCGGATCTTTGTCGTACTGATATTCACCGGAAAGGAAAAATCCGGCAATAGGCTGACCAGATTTTTGACCCGTAGAATCCTTCTTGGTGAAAATCGGTCCGGCCAGATCAAAAGAAGCAAGATTGTAACCGTAATCATCAAACAATTCAGAAGTGACGAATTCGACACCACCGGTATATTGTTTGGATGGTCCGCGTGTTGTGATTGAAATGACACCACCTGTCGCGTCACCATACTGAGCGGGAAGACCGCCGGTGATAACTGTGATCTGTTCAGTTCCTTTTTGTGGAAGACCAATACCTCCTCTTACTTTAATACCATCCACATAGATCGCAGTTGCATCGGAACGTGAACCACGGAAGTTCAGAGCACTACCTCCATCATCTTTTTGGTATACACCCGCGCTTTGAGAAGCGATTGACTGAACGTCACGCGTTGGTGCCGCCTGGATTTCTTCGTATGAAGTTGTCTTTTGTGTAGCAGGACTTCCTTTGTCGATCAGAGGAACGGTATATTCTACGATGTCCAGCACCTTCAGTTCAACTCCTTTTCCCAATTCAAAATTGGCAAAAGAAATTTTATCAGAGGTAACCAGTACTCCCGTTACTTCCTGAGAGTTGTAACCAACGCAGGTAGCTTTTACATTGTACTTACCGGGGTTCAAGGGCTTGATGGAAAAGTTTCCGTCAAAATCGGTGACCGCTGCCTGTACCTGAGTTCCGTTTAGCAGTGCAGCAACACTTGCAAAAGGTACACCTTCTTTGCCGCCCTTTTCGGTAACCTTACCGCGGATTTCACCGGATTGTGCAAAGGCGCCAAACCCGATGAATAGCAGAGCGATGAGTGGTAAGTAAAACTTTCGTCCCATATCAAGTATATATTATTGTTAAGATTTAGTTAATGCGGGTGGTAAAAGTATAAATTGAAAAATTAAAACCAAAACAAATTTTCGTCCTGTTGCGACCTTTGAATTTCCGGAATTTATCTTATCATTTGTATAGATTCAATTCCGGTTTTTTTCCTTCCTCATTATCAATCGAAGAGCATTTATCAAGCTCTTTGATTGCTTTGTTAATGGATTTTAAATTTTCATGGCCGAAAGATGGGTAATGCAAATAAAAAGAATGTCAGAACTCGGTCAATTCACCCAAACTGCATGAATTTACACTTTCGCCAATAGCCTTGCCGAGTTATTAACAAAATGGTGCTTCTTATCAGAAAAAGCTATTTTTGCAGCTATTCCCTGAAACACACTAATTTATTATGCGGTTAACAACCTTAGAAATCAAAGGATTCAAAAGCTTTGGCGATAAAGTAACCATCCACTTCGACAAAGGGGTTACCTCCATTGTGGGGCCTAACGGAAGCGGAAAATCAAATGTCGTCGATGCCATGCGCTGGGTATTGGGTGAGCAAAAGACCCGGATGCTGCGTTCTGAAAAGATGGAAAATATCATCTTTAACGGAACGAAAACGAGGAAACCCGCCAACCTGGCGGAGGTGTCTTTGTCTTTTGAGAACACGAAAAATATCCTTCCTACCGAATATTCCACTGTTACAATTACCCGTCGTCTTTATCGTACCGGTGAAAGTGATTATTTATTGAACAATGTTCCCTGTCGTTTAAAAGACATTACGGAACTGTTTATGGATACCGGAATCGGATCAGATTCTTATGCCATCATTGAATTGAAAATGGTGGATGAAATCCTGAACGATAAAAACAATGCTATCAAAAACCTGCTCGAAGAAGCAGCGGGAATCTCTAAATACAAGACAAGAAAAAAACAAACCCTTTCCAAACTCGAGGATACCGATAAAGATCTGAGCCGTGTGAACGATTTGCTGTTCGAAATCGAACGCAACATGAAAACACTGGAATCTCAGGCGAGAAAAACAGAACGGTATTACAAGTTAAAAGAACAATACAAGGAGCTCAGCTCCGAGTTGGCTTTGTTCACACTTGCCGGCAGTAAAAAAACATTTGAAGAACTCCAGCAACAGGAAGAAAAACAACAGGAAGAAAAAATTACACTGGATGCTTCTCTTGATTCCTCCGAAGCGGAATTGCAAATTGTCAAATTGCATTCTTTGGAAAAGGAAAAAGAACTTTCCGAAGCTCAAAAACTGCTGAACGAAAAAATCTCTTTCATTCGTCAGCAGGAAAATGACAAGAAAATCAGCAATGAGAAATTGAAATATCTTCAGGATAAAGAAT is a genomic window containing:
- a CDS encoding carboxypeptidase regulatory-like domain-containing protein; the encoded protein is MGRKFYLPLIALLFIGFGAFAQSGEIRGKVTEKGGKEGVPFASVAALLNGTQVQAAVTDFDGNFSIKPLNPGKYNVKATCVGYNSQEVTGVLVTSDKISFANFELGKGVELKVLDIVEYTVPLIDKGSPATQKTTSYEEIQAAPTRDVQSIASQSAGVYQKDDGGSALNFRGSRSDATAIYVDGIKVRGGIGLPQKGTEQITVITGGLPAQYGDATGGVISITTRGPSKQYTGGVEFVTSELFDDYGYNLASFDLAGPIFTKKDSTGQKSGQPIAGFFLSGEYQYDKDPTPSAAPFYVVKDDILESVRKNPLIASPSGNGYIHRSNYFTMDSLQKVKARPNVAADAIRLNGKLDFRPVKNVTFTLGGSLERSQSRDYIDIYSLMNYDNNPQTIGTNWRAFAKITQRFTSEDREKTSSSGIKNAYYSIQVDYSHNHEVDQNAIHKDRIFDYGYVGKFTTYGSPGYQPVTLKDINNNDSIVFNQVGAFDTLVTFEPGSQNPNTSNYTTQYYNLTSGLGTAGYQDNLFNIINRGALINNDNRLQLNTYGLWATPGRTRSFYGVTDNNQFRISASGSADLKNHNLVVGIEYEQRTDRAWSVNPNNLWGLMRQLANSRITGTDPNSAHISYVNFGGQTITQVDYSEALYAPSTNLDGDKAPGFYEKIRDQLGYAMNDTVQVDAIDPSRFSLSMFTPDELLSNGLIGYYGYDYLGTMQSSSSSLESFINDKNSENNYIRAIDAFRPNYIAGYIQDRFTFNDLIFNIGVRVDRFDANQSVLKDKYLLFETHTAGDQEAKNLGNIPDNIGSDYYVYVNNSQNPSRITGFRKDEKWYDAQGNQITDLTPLVENGGSTGGIQPYVFNYDDVQNSRVRSGIFKDYTPQVNVMPRIAFSFPISDEAYFAAHYDILTQRPQDLNLIRFNPVSYLNLAQGLSSTISNPDLKPERTTDYEIVFQQKISRSSAFSIAAFYKELRDMIQYTTVQYAYPITYSTYGNLDFGTVKGLTFNYDLRRTGNIRMNISYTLQFADGTGSDANANAGILAQQGQTNLRETLPLSFDQRHTFVTSFDYHYSSGKDYDGPVWFGKQVFSDAGLNLVLRAGSGTPYTRKGNITPEADFTTAANGRSTIAGSINGSRYPWQFKIDAKVDKSFQIKLGKKVDGEARRPIYANVYLQVLNLLDAMNVIGVYRATGSPDDDGYLASSGAQPSIASQVSPQSYIDLYTIAENNPGNYSLPRRIRLGVQLNF